TAAATGACTGGCAGATGCAATCAATAATTCTTTAGATTTTTGTATGTTTTCAGATATAATACAGCCCGCAGCCTTTTTATGCCCACCACCACCAAACTCTTGAGCTAGTTTGTTACAATCTATATAATTTTTAGATCTTAGGCTTACTTTTGTAGTATTGGAATCAGATTCTTTTAATAATATGGCTAGTTCTACCCCAGCTATATCCCTTGCAAAACCAATCATACCTTCAGCTTCTGTTTCCTTTGCACCTGCACGATTTATCATCTCTTGGGTAATAGAAATACAGGTTATCTTACCATCTATATATACCTCTAATGTATTTAGCACATCTGCCAATAATTTTATACGTTCAAAGCTATTGTTTTTATATAAAACAGTAGACATTTTATCTACATCTACTCCAGCATCTATTAATTTGCCTACAACATTATGGGTTTTGGCAGTAGTATTACTAAATGAAAAATTACCTGTATCTGTGGATATACCCATATATATGGCCTCAGCCACGCTTTGAGAAATACCACCTACTAGCTTTTGTATAATATCAAATGTCATTTCACAAGTAGAGCTGGCATTCTCATCTACCAAATTCATATCACAATACTGAGTATTGCTTACATGATGATCTATATTTATGGAAATTTTACATCTATCCAAAAGACAACTGCTATCGCCTAAACGCCCAATATCACTGCAATCTAAAAACATTACTATATCAAAGGTATCAAGAGTATTTGATTCAGGCTTTATAAAAAGGTCAGCATTTTTAACAAAGGCATATTTAGTAGGAATAGAGTCATGACAATACAATTTTATCTCTTTTCCCATATCCAAAAGTGTATTGGCTAGTCCTAAACAACTCCCTGTGGTGTCTCCATCAGGATTTATGTGGGCAACCAATGCTACTTTATTGTATCTTTTTATTGTATCTATGATCTCCTGTATTGCCATTTCACTCATCCCCTTGTTTTAATTCAGCCAGTTTTTTAGCAATATCTATACTATACTCTATAGAATTATCCAGTATAAATTTTAGTTCAGGTGTATACCTTATTTTTAGTATATGCCCCAATTCATTCCTTATATAGCCTTTAGCATTTTCCAGACCTTCAATGGTAGCATTTTTTTCTTCTTCATCACCTAATACACTTACATATATCTTTGCATACCTAATATCCCTTGTGACCTCTACCCTTGTTATGGATAACATTTCTGAGATACGTGGATCTTTTACATCATCATTTATAATTTTGCTAACCTGTTTTTTTATCTCACCAGCTATCCTGTCTGATCTATGATAAGCCATATTAAACACCTACTCTTTTCTTATTTCTTGATTTATAAAAGCTTCGATGATATCTCCCTCTTTTATAT
This region of Xylanivirga thermophila genomic DNA includes:
- a CDS encoding DHH family phosphoesterase; protein product: MAIQEIIDTIKRYNKVALVAHINPDGDTTGSCLGLANTLLDMGKEIKLYCHDSIPTKYAFVKNADLFIKPESNTLDTFDIVMFLDCSDIGRLGDSSCLLDRCKISINIDHHVSNTQYCDMNLVDENASSTCEMTFDIIQKLVGGISQSVAEAIYMGISTDTGNFSFSNTTAKTHNVVGKLIDAGVDVDKMSTVLYKNNSFERIKLLADVLNTLEVYIDGKITCISITQEMINRAGAKETEAEGMIGFARDIAGVELAILLKESDSNTTKVSLRSKNYIDCNKLAQEFGGGGHKKAAGCIISENIQKSKELLIASASHLFI
- the rbfA gene encoding 30S ribosome-binding factor RbfA; amino-acid sequence: MAYHRSDRIAGEIKKQVSKIINDDVKDPRISEMLSITRVEVTRDIRYAKIYVSVLGDEEEKNATIEGLENAKGYIRNELGHILKIRYTPELKFILDNSIEYSIDIAKKLAELKQGDE